Proteins from one Mycteria americana isolate JAX WOST 10 ecotype Jacksonville Zoo and Gardens chromosome 1, USCA_MyAme_1.0, whole genome shotgun sequence genomic window:
- the TCF20 gene encoding transcription factor 20 isoform X2, with protein MQSFREQSSYHGNQQSYPQEVHGSSRLEEFSPRQQAQMFQSFGGGAGSGRRGATGAPTAMPGESSGHQSYQGFRKEAGEFYYMAANKDPVASGGQQPPQRRPSGPVQSYGPPQGSSFGSQYGSEGHVGQFQTQHSTLGGVSHYQQDYTGPFSPGSAQYQQQASSQQQQVQQLRQQIYQSHQPLPQASSQSASSTSHLQPMQRPSTLPSSASGYQLRVGQFSQHYQPPSSSSSSSFPSPQRFGQSGQNYDGSYSVNSGSQYEGHAVGSNAQAYGTQSNYSFQTQPMKSFEQSKLPQSGQQGQQQQHPPQHVMQYSNAASKLSLQSQVGQYSQTEVPVRSPMQFHQNFSPISNPSPAASVVQSPSCSSTPSPLMPGGENLQCGQGNMSMGSRNRILQMMPQLSPTPSMMPSPNAHAGGFKGFGLEGLQEKRLTDPGLSSLSALSSQVANLPNTVQHMLLSDALAPQKKSSKRSSSSKKADSCTNSEGSSQAEEQLKSPLAESLDGGCSSSSEDHGERVRQLSGQSTSSDTTYKGGNLERSNSSPAQGSQNEPSKLGSSPAAREDVTSPDGKEAVVAVENAPKVNEKAVGVIVSREAMAGRVEKSGGQDKPAQDDASTATQAPASASGAKEAGHAGTQPETQGGSKGSKSGDNTNHNGEGNSQPGHAVVGPNFPARTEPSKSPGSLRYSYKDNIAAGIQRNIGGFPQYPSGQEKGDFPGHSERKGRNEKFPSLLQEVLQGYHHHPDRRYSRNAQEHSGMAGSLEGAMRPNILISQTNELANRGLLNKTMGSLLEGPHWGPWDRKSSSAAPDMKQINLADYPIARKFDVESQSSAHEGGALSERRSVICDISPLRQLVRDPGPHPMGHIGPEARSGRSERLAPGLSQSVILPGGLVSMETKMKAHSGQIKEEDFEQSKSSASLNNKKTGDHCHPAGIKHESFRGNASPGAAVSDAAPDYISQQDSRSTQMRRATGRTGSSRGKSPSQFQDLADKLKMSPGRSRGPGTDLHHMNPHMTLSERVNRGSLHSAYSQNSEGPSLASAYHTNTRPHAFGDPNQSLNSQYHYKRQIYQQQQEEYKDWASSTAQGVIAAAQHRQEGARKSPRQQQFLERVRSPLKNDKDGMMYLQGSSYHDTGSQEAGRCIMGSDSTQSKCTELKHGNQKLQHHESGWDLSRQTSPAKSSGPLGAANQKRFCAQESDGHRREESTDLPKPSNAMLRLPGQEDQSPQNPLIMRRRVRSFISPIPTKRQPQDMKNSGSEDKGRLMTSAKEGADKTYNSYAHSSQSQDVGKPVAKGDSFKDLPSPDNRNCPAVSLTSPAKTKILPPRKGRGLKLEAIVQKITSPNIRRSVSTNSAETGADTVTLDDILSLKSGPEGGNVAGHGPEAEKRKGEMSDQVGPASQDTTGEITLPRSSEEWQSSEDDKTKKEVPETASVGKEGAGPSAAPPPSQKSGGQGRSDGSVSGAGTLTFSDSKTISPSSVFTSEPNLKSEEKDGDVTNISPKPDGFPPKGYFPSGKKKGRPIGSVNKQKKQQQQQQQQQQLPPPPPPPPVPSQSSEGVGGGEPKPKRQRRERRKPAAQPRKRKPRRAAPIVEPQEPEIKLKYATQSVDKTDSKNKSFFPYIHVVNKCELGAVCTIINAEEEEQNKLVRGRKGQRSSTPPPSNAESKVLPTSTFMLQGPVVTESSVLGHLVCCLCGKWASYRNMGDLFGPFYPQDYAATLPKNPPPKRATEMQSKVKVRHKSASNGSKTDTEEEEEQQQQKEQRSLAAHPRFKRRHRSEDCSGASRSLSRGASCKKTTTDGGSGGEKTPLDSKPSMPTSEGGTELELQIPELPLDSNEFWVHEGCILWANGIYLVCGRLYGLQEAVEIAREMKCSHCQEPGATLGCYNKGCSFRYHYPCAIDADCLLNEENFSVRCPKHKVRLLR; from the exons ATGCAGTCCTTTCGGGAGCAAAGTAGTTACCACGGAAACCAGCAGAGCTACCCGCAGGAAGTGCACGGTTCATCCCGACTGGAAGAGTTCAGCCCGCGCCAGCAGGCCCAGATGTTCCAGAGCTTTGGAGGAGGTGCTGGCAGTGGACGTCGTGGAGCAACAGGAGCCCCTACAGCAATGCCTGGTGAGAGCTCTGGCCATCAGAGCTACCAAGGTTTCAGAAAAGAAGCAGGAGAGTTTTACTATATGGCTGCCAACAAAGATCCAGTGGCATCAGGAGGGCAGCAGCCACCTCAGCGCAGGCCTTCTGGACCAGTACAGAGCTATGGGCCCCCTCAAGGGAGTAGCTTTGGGAGTCAGTATGGGAGTGAGGGACATGTGGGCCAGTTTCAAACACAGCACTCAACCCTTGGGGGTGTATCCCACTATCAACAGGATTATACTGGTCCTTTTTCTCCAGGGAGTGCCCAGTATCAGCAGCAGGCttcaagccagcagcagcaggtgcagCAGCTGAGACAGCAGATCTATCAATCTCATCAGCCTTTACCCCAGGCTTCCAGCCAGTCTGCTTCTAGCACCTCACACTTGCAGCCAATGCAGCGTCCATCCACCCTGCCGTCCTCTGCTTCTGGGTACCAGTTACGAGTGGGTCAGTTCAGCCAACACTATCAGCCACCttcgtcgtcctcctcctcctctttcccctccccacagCGTTTTGGCCAGTCAGGACAGAATTACGATGGAAGCTACAGTGTGAATTCTGGGTCGCAGTATGAAGGCCATGCTGTGGGTTCTAATGCACAGGCATATGGGACCCAGTCAAACTACAGCTTTCAGACTCAACCGATGAAAAGCTTTGAGCAGTCTAAGCTGCCCCAAAGCGGGCAGCAGGGGCAACAGCAACAGCACCCACCTCAGCATGTAATGCAGTATTCAAATGCTGCCAGCAAGCTCTCTCTTCAAAGTCAAGTGGGACAGTACAGCCAGACTGAAGTTCCTGTAAGGTCACCGATGCAGTTCCACCAAAACTTTAGTCCAATCTCTAATCCATCTCCTGCTGCATCTGTGGTTCAGTCTCCAAGCTGCAGCTCTACCCCTTCTCCACTCATGCCAGGTGGAGAAAATCTCCAGTGTGGGCAAGGCAACATGTCCATGGGTTCTAGAAACCGAATCCTGCAGATGATGCCTCAGCTTAGTCCTACACCATCTATGATGCCAAGCCCCAATGCTCATGCAGGGGGATTCAAGGGGTTTGGGCTGGAAGGACTGCAGGAAAAAAGGCTCACAGATCCAGGGCTGAGCAGCCTAAGTGCTCTAAGTTCTCAAGTGGCCAATCTACCCAACACAGTCCAGCACATGTTGCTCTCGGATGCCTTGGCACCTCAGAAAAAAAGTTCCAAAAGGTCATCCTCTTCAAAGAAGGCGGACAGCTGCACCAACTCAGAAGGCTCCTCCCAGGCAGAGGAGCAACTCAAGTCTCCCCTGGCAGAGTCCCTTGATGGTGGCTGTTCCAGTAGTTCAGAGGATCATGGGGAAAGGGTGAGACAGCTGAGTGGCCAGAGCACCAGCTCAGACACCACTTACAAAGGGGGTAACTTAGAGAGATCCAACTCCTCACCAGCACAAGGCTCTCAGAATGAGCCATCAAAACtcggcagcagccctgcagctaGGGAAGATGTGACCTCCCCTGATGGGAAGGAAGCTGTGGTGGCTGTGGAAAATGCCCCAAAAGTGAATGAAAAGGCAGTTGGGGTGATTGTCTCCCGGGAAGCCATGGCAGGAAGAGTAGAAAAGTCAGGTGGACAAGATAAACCTGCACAAGATGATGCTTCCACAGCCACTCAGGCACCAGCTAGTGCTAGTGGAGCGAAAGAAGCTGGGCATGCAGGGACGCAGCCAGAAACTCAAGGAGGAAGTAAAGGGAGCAAAAGCGGAGATAACACTAACCATAATGGAGAGGGGAACAGCCAGCCTGGTCATGCAGTTGTTGGGCCAAATTTTCCTGCAAGAACAGAACCTTCCAAATCTCCTGGCAGTTTAAGATACAGTTACAAGGATAATATAGCAGCTGGTATACAGAGAAATATTGGTGGCTTTCCACAGTATCCTTCTGGTCAAGAAAAAGGGGATTTTCCAGGGCACAGTGAGCGCAAAGGCCGGAATGAGAAGTTTCCTAGCCTCCTACAGGAGGTCTTACAGGGGTATCACCATCATCCAGACAGAAGGTATTCTAGGAACGCACAGGAGCATTCTGGGATGGCTGGGAGTTTGGAGGGAGCCATGAGGCCCAATATCTTAATTAGTCAAACCAATGAATTGGCCAATAGAGGCCTCTTAAATAAAACCATGGGGTCTCTCCTGGAAGGCCCTCACTGGGGTCCCTGGGATAGGAAGTCTAGCAGTGCAGCTCCTGACATGAAGCAGATAAATCTAGCTGATTACCCTATTGCTAGAAAGTTTGATGTGGAGTCTCAGTCTTCTGCCCATGAAGGGGGAGCGCTCTCAGAGAGGAGATCAGTGATCTGTGACATATCTCCATTAAGGCAACTTGTCAGAGATCCTGGCCCTCACCCAATGGGGCACATAGGTCCCGAGGCCAGAAGTGGAAGGAGTGAACGTCTTGCCCCTGGCTTGAGCCAGTCAGTAATACTCCCTGGTGGTTTAGTATCTATGGAAACAAAGATGAAAGCTCACAGTGGGCAAATAAAAGAAGAAGATTTTGAACAGTCAAAGAGCTCAGCTAGTCTCAATAATAAAAAAACGGGAGACCATTGTCATCCTGCTGGCATCAAGCATGAATCTTTCCGAGGCAATGCTAGCCCTGGAGCTGCAGTCTCCGATGCTGCTCCAGACTACATTTCCCAGCAGGACAGCAGATCAACACAGATGAGACGAGCAACTGGCAGAACTGGAAGCAGCAGGGGTAAATCACCTTCTCAGTTTCAGGATCTTGCTGATAAGCTGAAAATGTCACCAGGCAGAAGCCGAGGCCCAGGGACAGATCTGCATCACATGAACCCACACATGACACTATCTGAAAGAGTTAACAGGGGTTCCTTACATTCTGCTTACTCTCAGAATTCAGAAGGCCCATCTTTGGCTTCAGCATATCACACAAATACTAGGCCTCATGCTTTTGGTGACCCTAACCAGAGTTTAAATTCCCAGTATCATTACAAGAGGCAGATATACCAGCAACAGCAAGAAGAATACAAAGATTGGGCAAGCAGCACTGCTCAGGGTGTGAttgctgcagctcagcacaggCAGGAAGGAGCAAGGAAGAGCCCAAGACAACAACAGTTTCTGGAAAGAGTAAGGAGTCCCTTAAAAAATGACAAGGATGGAATGATGTACCTTCAAGGTAGCTCTTATCACGATACTGGAAGCCAGGAAGCTGGGCGCTGCATTATGGGGAGTGACAGTACTCAGAGCAAATGCACCGAACTGAAACACGGCAACCAGAAGCTGCAGCATCACGAATCTGGTTGGGACCTCTCTCGGCAAACTTCTCCTGCCAAAAGCAGTGGCCCTCTTGGAGCAGCCAACCAAAAAAGATTTTGCGCTCAAGAAAGTGATGGGCATCGACGAGAGGAATCTACGGATTTGCCCAAGCCTAGTAATGCCATGCTCAGGCTCCCTGGCCAGGAAGACCAGTCTCCTCAAAATCCATTAATTATGAGGAGGAGAGTCCGTTCTTTCATCTCGCCCATCCCTACCAAAAGACAGCCACAGGATATGAAGAACAGTGGCAGCGAAGATAAAGGGCGACTGATGACTTCAGCAAAAGAAGGAGCTGATAAAACGTACAACTCCTATGCCCATTCATCTCAAAGCCAAGATGTTGGCAAGCCAGTTGCAAAGGGAGATTCCTTCAAGGACCTGCCAAGTCCTGATAATAGGAATTGCCCTGCTGTTTCCCTCACGAGCCCGGCTAAGACCAAAATATTGCCCCCAAGAAAGGGGCGAGGATTAAAACTGGAAGCTATTGTTCAAAAAATTACATCTCCTAATATTAGGAGAAGTGTTTCTACCAACAGTGCTGAAACTGGTGCAGATACTGTCACTCTTGATGACATCCTGTCCCTTAAGAGTGGACCTGAAGGAGGAAATGTGGCTGGACATGGACCAGAGgctgagaagagaaaaggagagatgtCAGATCAAGTGGGGCCAGCGAGCCAGGATACAACTGGTGAAATAACTCTTCCAAGATCTTCAGAAGAGTGGCAAAGCAGTGAGGATGATAAAACCAAGAAAGAGGTCCCTGAAACTGCAAGCGTTGGTAAAGAAGGAGCAGGACCCAGTGCAGCACCACCACCTTCTCAGAAGTCAGGTGGTCAGGGAAGGTCTGATGGATCTGTAAGCGGAGCTGGAACTCTGACCTTTTCCGACTCAAAAACAATTTCCCCTTCCAGTGTGTTTACTTCTGAACCAAATCTGAAGTCTGAGGAAAAAGATGGAGATGTGACAAACATTTCACCCAAGCCAGATGGTTTCCCTCCAAAGGGATATTTTccctctggaaagaaaaaggggaggcCAATTGGGAGCGTGAACaagcagaagaagcagcagcagcagcagcaacagcagcagcaactgccaccgcccccaccacccccaccagtACCTTCACAGTCTTCAGAAGGGGTAGGTGGTGGTGAGCCAAAACCGAagaggcaaaggagggagaggcgaaaacctgcagcacagccacGGAAGCGGAAGCCTAGACGGGCTGCTCCGATTGTGGAGCCTCAAGAACCAGAGATCAAGCTTAAATATGCTACCCAGTCTGTAGATAAAACTGACTCCAAGAATAAGTCCTTTTTCCCTTATATTCATGTGGTAAACAAGTGTGAATTAGGCGCTGTGTGCACAATCATTAAtgcggaggaagaggagcagaacaAATTGGTGAGGGGTCGGAAAGGACAGAGGTCTTCAACACCCCCTCCTAGCAATGCGGAGAGCAAAGTGCTGCCCACCTCAACTTTCATGCTGCAGGGCCCTGTAGTAACAGAGTCTTCTGTCTTAGGGCATCTGGTTTGCTGCCTGTGTGGCAAATGGGCCAGCTATCGTAACATGGGTGACCTCTTTGGTCCTTTCTACCCCCAGGATTATGCAGCCACCTTGCCCAAGAACCCACCTCCAAAgagggccacagaaatgcagagcaAGGTCAAGGTACGGCACAAAAGTGCTTCTAATGGTTCCAAGACAGATAcggaagaggaggaggaacagcaacAACAGAAGGAACAAAGAAGCCTAGCTGCTCATCCCCGCTTTAAGAGGCGGCACCGCTCTGAGGACTGTAGTGGAGCCTCTCGGTCACTTTCAAGGGGAGCTTCTTGTAAAAAAACAACCACTgatggtggcagtggtggtgaaAAGACTCCTTTGGACTCAAAACCCTCTATGCCCACTTCAGAAGGTGGCACTGAGCTGGAGTTACAAATTCCTGAACTACCTCTTGACAGCAATGAATTTTGGGTCCATGAGGGTTGTATTCTCTGGGCCAATGGGATCTACCTGGTCTGTGGCAGGCTCTATGGGctgcaggaagctgtggagaTTGCAAGAGAGATG AAATGTTCCCATTGCCAGGAACCGGGAGCCACCTTAGGCTGCTACAACAAAGGCTGCTCCTTCCGATACCATTACCCATGTGCCATCGATGCAG